One part of the Hydra vulgaris chromosome 01, alternate assembly HydraT2T_AEP genome encodes these proteins:
- the LOC136074105 gene encoding uncharacterized protein LOC136074105: protein MSKFREHYWTDTLCSQVKTIIYDCIWCKRFRRKPLLAPLTADLPKYQTKSKYPFETIGLDFAGPIEYKVSKECYKKSYIVLYTCATSRAIHLDLLKTMENENFRRSMKEMIARRGTPALIICDNAKTFDISRPILTPNMILHGKGITIPSENAEDDDDEDFNNKTTTRAMRYITKSKGNQSELQSVTFKLKLNGFAVKPPVQVPEFISIRDVLNNCDIVEDLKELEDHVDKHAEEMRDLFVNHEGKKELTVASEACGDTVNDWAGLVKKMSDLIGENSEAHLRDFIEL, encoded by the exons ATGTCCAAGTTTCGTGAGCATTATTGGACAGATACTTTATGTAGccaagtaaaaacaataatatacgATTGCATTTGGTGTAAAAGATTCAGGCGCAAACCATTACTAGCTCCATTAACAGCTGATCTTCCAAAGTATCAAACTAAAAGTAAATACCCCTTTGAAACTATTGGTTTGGATTTCGCTGGCCCAATCGAATATAAAGTAAGCAAAGAGTGTTACAAAAAGTCGTACATTGTACTTTATACATGCGCAACTTCAAGAGCAATCCATTTGGATCTACTAAAAACAatggaaaatgaaaattttcGAAGAAGTATGAAAGAAATGATTGCAAGAAGGGGAACACCTGCACTCATAATATGCGACAATGCTAAAACATTT GATATATCGAGACCGATATTAACACCAAACATGATTTTGCATGGGAAAGGTATTACAATCCCATCCGAAAATGCAGAAGATGACGATGATGAAGATTTTAACAACAAAACGACTACACGAGCAATGCGGTATATCACTAAAT ccAAAGGAAATCAATCAGAACTTCAATCAGTAACTTTTAAACTCAAACTAAATGGCTTTGCTGTAAAACCACCAGTGCAAGTACCGGAATTCATTTCGATTCGTGATGTTTTAAATAACTGCGACATTGTTGAAGATCTTAAAG AATTAGAAGACCACGTTGATAAACACGCCGAAGAGATGCGTGACCTTTTTGTGAACCACGAAGGAAAAAAGGAATTGACTGTTGCTAGTGAAGCTTGTGGCGATACTGTTAACGATTGGGCCGGTTTAGTTAAAAAGATGTCAGATCTTATTGGTGAAAATAGTGAAGCCCACTTGCGCGACTTTATTGAGCTTTAG
- the LOC136074106 gene encoding uncharacterized protein LOC136074106 codes for MPHRAVIKEDSETTKLRTVFDASAKECGSPSLNDCLHTDPSLQLLLLNVILQNRLQPVCLTGDIKQAFQQIRVDNKDCDVFRFYWVSDLKSKEVITLRFTRIPFGCASSPFILGGVIKQHLLTYEKRMKFRKATRAYMLMI; via the coding sequence ATGCCTCATCGAGCAGTGATAAAAGAGGACTCCGAAACAACCAAGCTAAGGACTGTTTTTGATGCTTCAGCTAAAGAATGCGGATCACCCTCACTTAACGACTGTTTACATACTGATCCTTCATTGCAACTCTTACTACTCAatgttattttacaaaacagaTTGCAACCTGTTTGTCTTACTGGAGACATTAAACAAGCCTTTCAACAAATAAGAGTTGATAATAAAGATTGTGATGTTTTCCGTTTCTATTGGGTATCGGACTTGAAAAGTAAAGAAGTAATTACTCTAAGATTTACTCGAATCCCGTTTGGCTGTGCATCTAGTCCCTTTATTCTTGGAGGAGTAATCAAGCAACATTTATTGACATAtgaaaaaagaatgaaattcAGAAAAGCAACAAGGGCATATATGTTGATGATATAA